A genomic window from Candidatus Zixiibacteriota bacterium includes:
- a CDS encoding potassium transporter Kup: MTDDSPAPKTADARKRLAILALAALGVVYGDIGTSPLYAMRECFHGDFEVPLTRANVLGILSLMVWALILIVAIKYLTFILRADNRGEGGVIALTALVRRALGGERGWRWPVIAAGVFAASLLYGDGMITPAISVLSAVEGLRVVTPVFDPYIVPLTVGILLALFMVQSHGTQRVGVFFGPITLTWFCVIMLLGLPSIVQRPEVLMAFSPIYGFEFLRASGKVGFLALGAVFLVVTGAETLYADLGHFGRRPIRLAWFTVAMPALLCNYMGQGAALLGDPTAAANPFYALAPRWALMPLVVLATVATIIASQAVITGAFSLTRQAIQMGYLPRLRIIHTSAAQIGQVYVPQVNWILMICTVALVLGFGSSSRLAAAYGVAVTTTMLIATILYAVVARLDRRWRWPAVLSFALVFIAVDLSFFGANISKIAHGAWIPLAIAAAAFTLMSTWRKGRAILTAKLYAGSPTLETFLDDLHQSPPLRIPGKAIFMAGRRDVVPPALVHNLRHNRVLHQEVAIMNIRTEDVPSVPSEERVTVEELGDGFWRIVARYGFMETPDVCEVLDLARKQGLEFEPWKVSFFLGRERVRSQPWPLMSLWRKYIFSFLLRNAQGATTYFNIPPERVIEIGEHVSM, from the coding sequence ATGACCGACGATTCGCCTGCGCCTAAGACGGCCGATGCCAGGAAGCGTCTCGCGATCCTCGCGCTCGCCGCACTGGGAGTCGTCTATGGCGACATCGGCACCAGCCCGCTCTACGCCATGCGCGAGTGCTTCCATGGTGACTTCGAAGTGCCGCTCACGCGGGCGAATGTCCTGGGCATCCTTTCGCTCATGGTCTGGGCGTTGATCCTGATCGTGGCGATCAAGTACCTGACGTTTATCCTCCGGGCGGACAATCGTGGTGAGGGCGGAGTCATCGCTCTCACCGCCCTGGTGAGAAGAGCCCTTGGTGGCGAGCGGGGATGGCGCTGGCCGGTCATCGCCGCCGGCGTGTTTGCCGCCTCACTCCTCTATGGCGACGGGATGATCACACCGGCGATTTCCGTGTTGAGCGCCGTTGAAGGCTTGCGCGTCGTTACGCCGGTGTTCGATCCCTATATTGTCCCGTTGACGGTCGGAATCCTCCTGGCGTTGTTCATGGTCCAGTCACACGGCACACAGCGCGTCGGGGTCTTCTTCGGCCCGATCACCCTGACGTGGTTCTGTGTTATCATGCTTCTGGGTCTGCCGAGCATCGTCCAACGCCCGGAAGTGTTGATGGCATTCAGCCCGATATATGGATTCGAATTCCTACGGGCGAGCGGAAAGGTCGGCTTCCTGGCCCTGGGCGCGGTCTTTCTGGTGGTCACTGGGGCCGAGACTCTGTACGCCGATCTGGGGCACTTCGGGCGTCGACCGATTCGGCTGGCGTGGTTCACCGTGGCCATGCCCGCGCTCCTCTGCAACTACATGGGGCAGGGCGCCGCACTGCTGGGCGATCCGACAGCCGCTGCCAATCCGTTCTATGCACTGGCGCCTCGCTGGGCATTGATGCCGTTGGTTGTCCTCGCGACCGTCGCGACGATCATCGCGTCGCAGGCGGTCATCACGGGGGCGTTTTCACTGACCCGTCAGGCGATCCAGATGGGCTACTTGCCCCGCCTCAGGATCATTCACACGTCGGCCGCGCAGATCGGCCAGGTGTACGTTCCACAGGTGAATTGGATTCTGATGATCTGCACAGTCGCTCTGGTCTTGGGATTCGGATCCTCGAGCCGACTGGCGGCGGCATACGGTGTTGCCGTCACGACGACAATGCTGATTGCGACGATTCTCTACGCGGTGGTCGCGCGACTTGATCGACGGTGGCGGTGGCCCGCCGTGTTGTCGTTCGCGCTGGTCTTCATCGCCGTGGACTTGAGCTTCTTCGGTGCCAACATCAGCAAGATCGCCCACGGTGCGTGGATTCCGCTCGCGATTGCCGCCGCCGCTTTCACGCTCATGAGCACGTGGCGGAAGGGACGCGCCATCCTGACGGCGAAGCTCTATGCCGGCAGCCCCACTCTTGAGACCTTTCTGGATGACCTGCACCAATCGCCCCCACTCCGAATCCCGGGGAAGGCGATCTTCATGGCAGGACGCCGCGATGTCGTGCCGCCCGCCCTGGTCCACAACCTGCGGCACAACCGCGTCCTCCATCAGGAGGTCGCGATCATGAACATCCGCACGGAAGATGTTCCGTCCGTGCCCAGTGAGGAGAGGGTCACCGTGGAGGAGCTCGGTGATGGATTCTGGCGCATCGTAGCACGATATGGGTTCATGGAGACGCCCGATGTCTGTGAGGTGCTCGACCTGGCACGAAAGCAGGGGTTGGAGTTTGAACCGTGGAAAGTCAGCTTCTTCTTGGGTCGCGAGCGTGTCCGGTCCCAACCGTGGCCGCTGATGTCCCTGTGGCGGAAGTACATCTTCTCGTTCCTCTTGCGCAACGCCCAAGGTGCGACGACGTATTTCAATATCCCCCCGGAGCGGGTCATCGAGATCGGGGAGCACGTGAGCATGTGA
- a CDS encoding DinB family protein, with amino-acid sequence MIPELEGLAPIFRTAHQLFHRALDGITESRARERRDGANPILWIAGHVVAIRAGFLKFLGVPIDIPWAKYFPRGGQVKDEASWPSLNQVRAKWDEVQAAFMSRLERLTSEQIRATTEGPSLDDSVLGTLSLAALHDTYHVGQLAAARRRYGLDRIVG; translated from the coding sequence ATGATTCCCGAACTGGAAGGCCTCGCACCGATTTTTCGTACCGCGCACCAGTTGTTCCATCGCGCCCTCGACGGGATCACGGAGTCACGGGCACGCGAACGGCGCGACGGCGCCAACCCAATCTTATGGATAGCCGGACATGTGGTCGCTATCAGGGCCGGATTCCTGAAGTTCCTCGGCGTACCCATCGACATTCCGTGGGCGAAGTACTTCCCGCGCGGCGGTCAGGTCAAGGACGAAGCATCATGGCCGTCTTTGAACCAAGTGCGCGCGAAATGGGATGAGGTCCAGGCCGCGTTCATGTCGCGGCTCGAACGACTGACCTCGGAACAGATTAGAGCGACGACCGAGGGTCCCAGTCTCGATGATTCTGTGCTCGGTACGCTCAGTCTGGCCGCGCTCCACGACACGTACCATGTCGGTCAACTCGCCGCCGCCCGACGGCGGTATGGACTCGATCGTATCGTGGGATAG
- a CDS encoding C69 family dipeptidase: protein MRFPHVLNLGLALVCAVFVLNSHQGLACTNFMVTRGASIDSSVTVTYTCDGEFHPRLNFDPAADHRPGDSIEIRRWGGRLRGKVAQVPHTYAVLGLMNEYQVAFGETTFGGRKELEDSLGILPYWDLMRLSLQRAKTAREVVTVIGELVAEYGYGDEGESFSIGDPHEVWYMEIAGTGPGGKGAVWVALRVPDGYVCAHANRARIGEFPMDDPANCLHSPNVVSFAVKKGYYDPKSGKPFRFCEAYCPAGPQDLRYCDTRVWSVFCRCAPSQEFSPDVHRGVEGAKPYPLWIKPDKKLSMADVMSIMRDHYEGTPYDMTKGVDAGPFGSPNHCRPMTWEVDSTLYGWERAISTPQTGFSFISQSRDWLPNPIGGVYWYGVDDTYFSVWLPLYCGITAVPSSFTTGSLRQFSWESAWWVFNFVANYANLKYSYMKDDIIKVRDELENQFLAMQPVIEETALGLRRQDALLLQQYLTDYSVSHAEEVVRRYRELGEFLICKYNDGYVKDSSGRPQEVGYPQDWLRDVVRLRPKQFAVPRWKSDTLDAKSAN from the coding sequence ATGCGTTTTCCACACGTCTTGAATCTGGGCCTTGCTCTTGTGTGCGCGGTTTTCGTTCTCAACTCACATCAGGGCCTGGCCTGTACGAACTTCATGGTCACGCGGGGCGCATCGATCGACAGCTCGGTGACGGTCACTTACACCTGCGATGGGGAATTCCACCCGCGCTTGAACTTTGACCCTGCCGCCGATCACCGACCAGGCGATTCCATCGAGATCCGGCGCTGGGGTGGAAGATTGCGCGGCAAGGTCGCACAGGTTCCGCACACGTATGCCGTGCTGGGACTGATGAACGAATACCAGGTGGCATTCGGCGAAACGACATTCGGCGGCCGCAAAGAACTCGAGGACTCGTTGGGAATCCTGCCATACTGGGACCTGATGCGCCTGTCACTGCAGCGGGCGAAGACGGCGCGCGAGGTTGTGACCGTGATCGGCGAACTGGTGGCCGAGTATGGCTATGGCGACGAAGGCGAGTCGTTCTCCATCGGCGATCCGCATGAGGTGTGGTACATGGAGATCGCTGGCACCGGTCCAGGTGGTAAGGGGGCGGTGTGGGTCGCGCTGCGGGTCCCCGACGGATATGTCTGTGCGCACGCCAACAGGGCGCGCATCGGCGAGTTCCCGATGGATGATCCAGCGAATTGTCTGCACTCGCCCAATGTCGTCTCATTCGCAGTCAAGAAGGGATACTATGACCCGAAGTCGGGCAAACCGTTCCGGTTCTGCGAGGCGTACTGCCCGGCAGGTCCGCAGGATCTCCGTTACTGCGACACGCGCGTGTGGAGCGTCTTTTGTCGTTGTGCTCCCTCCCAGGAGTTCTCCCCCGACGTCCACCGTGGCGTCGAAGGCGCCAAGCCATACCCGCTCTGGATCAAACCCGACAAGAAGCTCTCGATGGCCGATGTGATGAGCATCATGCGCGACCACTACGAGGGGACGCCGTACGACATGACCAAAGGTGTAGACGCGGGGCCGTTCGGCAGTCCCAATCATTGCCGTCCCATGACTTGGGAAGTCGACAGCACCTTGTACGGTTGGGAGCGGGCGATCTCCACGCCGCAGACCGGATTCTCGTTCATCTCGCAGTCGCGTGATTGGTTGCCGAATCCGATTGGAGGAGTCTACTGGTACGGGGTGGATGACACCTATTTCAGCGTCTGGTTGCCGCTCTACTGCGGGATCACCGCGGTGCCGTCGTCATTCACGACCGGGAGTTTGCGCCAATTCTCCTGGGAGTCGGCGTGGTGGGTGTTCAATTTCGTCGCGAACTACGCCAACCTGAAGTACTCTTACATGAAGGACGACATCATCAAGGTCCGCGATGAGCTGGAGAACCAGTTTCTGGCGATGCAGCCGGTGATCGAGGAAACGGCATTGGGACTTCGCCGGCAGGACGCTCTGCTTCTTCAGCAGTACCTCACCGACTACTCGGTGAGCCATGCCGAGGAGGTCGTCCGACGCTACCGGGAATTGGGAGAATTCCTCATCTGCAAGTACAATGACGGATATGTGAAAGACTCCAGCGGCCGTCCTCAGGAGGTCGGTTACCCCCAGGACTGGCTGCGCGACGTGGTGCGCTTGCGTCCGAAACAATTCGCCGTTCCGCGTTGGAAGTCGGACACACTCGATGCGAAATCGGCGAACTGA
- the leuD gene encoding 3-isopropylmalate dehydratase small subunit (catalyzes the isomerization between 2-isopropylmalate and 3-isopropylmalate in leucine biosynthesis): protein MGKVVLKLGRDISTDDIYPGRFMATVLPTETPLFCFFDRTEFNNKLKAKAIPPGSVIVADENFGCGSSREQAASTIRGHDLIVVARSIARIFMQNAINLGLNVIICPTIEANEGDELDFAPGKVRNKTSGREFAMVPLPPARQAIIDAGGLIPYTRRKLLALPQR from the coding sequence ATGGGCAAGGTCGTTCTGAAACTCGGCAGGGACATCAGCACCGACGATATCTACCCCGGCAGGTTTATGGCCACGGTCCTGCCTACGGAAACGCCGCTGTTCTGTTTCTTTGATCGCACCGAGTTCAACAACAAGCTCAAGGCGAAGGCGATTCCCCCCGGCAGCGTCATCGTCGCCGATGAGAACTTCGGCTGCGGCTCCAGCCGTGAGCAGGCAGCCAGCACGATTCGCGGTCATGATCTGATTGTCGTGGCCCGGAGCATTGCCCGCATCTTCATGCAGAACGCCATCAATCTCGGCCTGAACGTGATCATTTGTCCGACCATTGAGGCGAATGAAGGCGATGAGCTTGACTTCGCGCCCGGCAAGGTGCGGAACAAGACCAGCGGCCGGGAGTTCGCCATGGTTCCCTTGCCGCCGGCACGCCAGGCGATCATCGACGCCGGCGGGCTGATCCCGTATACCCGGCGGAAACTGCTCGCGCTGCCGCAGCGCTGA
- a CDS encoding 3-isopropylmalate dehydratase large subunit, with product MGMTVVEKILAKAAGVDAVNAMDVVEPRVDLAMSHENAALVVNQFKEIYQGTGREPKPWDSTRIAIIFDHRVPAEGPKTATNQKLIRGFVTLHGVGKFHDIRGDRGGICHQVLPENGYVRPGQVIVGTDSHTTSHGALGAFAFGIGATEMASVWALGVALNIEVPPTIKVVVNGEFPEYVGPKDLILHLIGRLTAQGANFRVLEFHGETIMAMSTSSRLVICNMSVEAGATSGIVPADDETERYLRTEAGVTGPIERILPDADAVYEKVVEIDVSKLAPQIACPHTVDNVKPVGEVAGKAVQQIVIGSCTNGRLDDLEIAARILKGRKVAAGTRMLVFPASGRIFTRALEAGYIQEFMKAGAVVMNPGCGPCLGVHQGALGDDEVALATTNRNFKGRMGNPKSEVYLCSPAVAAASAITGVITDPRREGR from the coding sequence ATGGGAATGACAGTCGTCGAGAAGATACTGGCCAAGGCGGCGGGAGTGGATGCCGTCAATGCCATGGATGTTGTTGAGCCGCGTGTCGACCTCGCGATGTCGCACGAGAACGCGGCGCTGGTCGTGAACCAATTCAAGGAAATCTATCAGGGCACGGGACGTGAACCGAAGCCCTGGGATTCCACCCGGATCGCCATCATCTTCGATCACCGGGTGCCGGCCGAAGGGCCCAAGACCGCCACCAACCAGAAGCTCATCCGTGGCTTCGTGACGCTGCACGGCGTCGGGAAATTCCACGACATCCGCGGCGACCGCGGCGGCATCTGCCACCAGGTCTTGCCGGAAAACGGTTACGTCCGACCGGGCCAGGTGATCGTCGGCACCGACAGTCACACCACCAGCCATGGCGCCCTCGGCGCCTTCGCCTTCGGCATCGGCGCCACCGAGATGGCCTCGGTTTGGGCTCTTGGGGTCGCGCTCAACATCGAGGTGCCGCCGACGATCAAGGTTGTCGTGAACGGGGAGTTCCCCGAATACGTGGGACCGAAGGATCTGATTCTCCATCTCATCGGCAGGTTGACGGCGCAGGGGGCGAACTTCCGCGTCCTCGAGTTCCATGGCGAGACCATCATGGCGATGTCGACGAGCAGCCGACTTGTCATCTGCAACATGAGCGTCGAGGCGGGTGCCACCAGCGGGATCGTTCCCGCCGATGATGAAACCGAACGTTACCTGCGTACCGAGGCCGGAGTCACCGGACCAATCGAGCGGATCCTCCCGGACGCCGACGCCGTCTATGAGAAAGTCGTTGAGATCGACGTATCGAAGCTCGCGCCTCAGATCGCCTGCCCGCACACGGTGGACAACGTGAAGCCGGTGGGCGAAGTCGCGGGGAAAGCAGTGCAGCAGATCGTGATCGGCAGTTGCACGAACGGGCGTCTGGATGATCTCGAAATCGCCGCCCGCATCCTCAAGGGTCGCAAGGTGGCAGCGGGCACGCGTATGTTGGTCTTCCCGGCGTCGGGCCGCATCTTCACCCGGGCCTTGGAGGCCGGTTACATACAGGAATTCATGAAAGCCGGCGCCGTGGTGATGAATCCCGGGTGTGGCCCCTGTCTCGGTGTCCACCAGGGTGCTCTCGGTGATGATGAGGTCGCTCTCGCCACCACCAATCGGAATTTCAAGGGCCGAATGGGCAATCCGAAATCCGAAGTCTACTTATGCAGTCCGGCGGTCGCGGCGGCCAGTGCCATCACCGGTGTGATCACTGATCCGCGCAGGGAGGGACGTTGA
- a CDS encoding CoA transferase — translation MTKTSRILDGIQVLDLTNVLSGPFASLHLALLGAEVIKIENPKDGDLARKLGIVPDYNKRLMGTSFLAQNCNKKSVTLNTKSQEGKEIFKRLVRDADVVIENFRPGVMDRLGIGYTVLREINPKLIYCAISGFGQTGPDADKPAYDQIIQGLSGEMAINGDERLTPLRAGFPVCDTVGGLNAAFAVMAALFHRQRTGDGQFIDVALLDSIMPLMGWVVANLLIGGQEPPVMGNDNFTAAPSGTFKTLDGHINIAANKQEQWEAVCDVLALPELKTDPRFQERDTRKKNRKALTPLLEARLTQKPTSHWVEALNAQDVPSGEILSLKQAVRQSQIAHRGVLQKVHVPNVGDIEVFGLTAMFDRTPGSVTSPPPALGEHNTEIFGRLGYGEAELADLKKKAVI, via the coding sequence ATGACCAAGACGTCGCGCATTCTCGATGGCATTCAGGTTCTGGACCTCACCAATGTGCTGTCGGGTCCGTTCGCCTCTCTCCATCTGGCGCTTCTCGGCGCCGAGGTCATCAAGATCGAAAATCCCAAGGATGGTGACTTGGCCCGTAAACTCGGGATCGTGCCGGACTACAACAAGCGACTGATGGGAACAAGTTTCCTGGCACAAAACTGCAACAAGAAGTCGGTGACGCTCAACACCAAGAGCCAGGAGGGGAAGGAGATCTTCAAACGGCTGGTCCGGGATGCCGATGTCGTGATCGAGAACTTCCGGCCCGGCGTCATGGATCGCCTCGGGATCGGCTACACCGTCCTGCGCGAGATCAACCCGAAGCTGATCTACTGCGCCATCTCCGGCTTCGGCCAGACCGGCCCCGACGCCGACAAACCGGCGTACGATCAGATCATCCAGGGACTTTCCGGGGAGATGGCGATCAACGGCGATGAGCGGTTGACACCGTTGCGCGCCGGTTTCCCCGTGTGTGACACGGTGGGCGGGCTGAATGCCGCCTTTGCGGTGATGGCGGCGCTCTTTCATCGGCAGCGCACCGGCGATGGGCAGTTCATCGACGTGGCGTTGCTCGACTCGATCATGCCGCTCATGGGGTGGGTGGTCGCCAATCTCCTGATCGGCGGGCAGGAACCGCCGGTCATGGGCAACGACAACTTCACCGCCGCGCCGAGTGGCACGTTCAAGACGCTCGACGGCCACATCAACATCGCGGCCAACAAGCAGGAGCAGTGGGAAGCGGTCTGTGACGTTCTGGCGCTGCCGGAGTTGAAGACCGATCCGCGTTTCCAGGAGCGCGACACGCGCAAGAAGAACCGCAAGGCACTCACGCCTCTGCTCGAAGCGCGGCTGACCCAGAAGCCGACGTCGCACTGGGTCGAAGCGCTCAACGCTCAGGATGTGCCGAGTGGCGAGATCCTGAGCTTGAAGCAGGCGGTGCGCCAGAGTCAGATTGCGCACCGCGGCGTCTTGCAGAAAGTGCATGTCCCGAACGTCGGCGATATCGAGGTGTTCGGCCTCACCGCCATGTTCGACCGTACCCCGGGATCGGTCACGTCACCGCCGCCTGCTCTCGGGGAACACAACACCGAGATCTTCGGGCGCCTCGGATACGGCGAGGCCGAGCTCGCCGATCTGAAGAAGAAGGCAGTGATCTAA
- a CDS encoding hydroxymethylglutaryl-CoA lyase, protein MPEIIIHEVGPRDGLQFEKQTVPTEKKLAWIRSLAAAGVDIVQVGSFVHAEKVPQMADTDALFRALSADPKRRTVFSGLVLNEKGLERGLNCGVEMFCLGVSASDTHSRKNTGMGTEEAQRRIIAIAKEAAAAGKKVQVSVQSAFGCGFEGPISEERVLGIVRSYIEAGLMSISLADTAGHAHPAQVRRLFGSIRDLAPEIATTCHFHDTYGLGMANIFAAMESGVTSFETSFAGLGGCPFTKVAAGNVATEDFVHALRRLGLRREIDLDALIAIARDVAHHFGREMPGRVYKTGPLSY, encoded by the coding sequence ATGCCCGAAATCATCATCCATGAAGTTGGACCACGCGACGGCCTGCAATTCGAGAAACAGACCGTCCCAACCGAGAAGAAGCTCGCGTGGATCCGATCGCTGGCCGCCGCGGGTGTCGACATCGTTCAGGTCGGCTCATTCGTGCACGCCGAGAAAGTCCCGCAGATGGCCGATACCGACGCGTTGTTCCGCGCCCTCAGTGCTGACCCGAAACGCAGGACGGTTTTCTCGGGGCTTGTGCTCAACGAGAAGGGGCTGGAGCGGGGGCTGAACTGCGGTGTCGAGATGTTCTGTCTCGGAGTGTCGGCCTCCGACACCCACAGCCGGAAGAACACGGGAATGGGCACGGAGGAGGCGCAGCGTCGCATCATCGCCATCGCCAAGGAGGCGGCCGCCGCGGGCAAGAAAGTCCAGGTCTCGGTACAAAGCGCCTTCGGTTGCGGCTTTGAAGGGCCGATTTCCGAGGAGCGGGTCCTCGGGATCGTCCGGTCCTACATCGAGGCCGGACTGATGAGCATCAGTCTCGCCGACACCGCCGGCCATGCGCATCCGGCGCAAGTGCGGCGGCTGTTCGGGAGTATCCGGGATCTGGCGCCGGAGATCGCCACCACGTGCCACTTCCATGACACGTATGGGCTCGGGATGGCCAACATCTTTGCCGCCATGGAATCGGGAGTCACCAGCTTCGAGACTTCCTTCGCCGGCTTGGGTGGCTGTCCATTCACCAAGGTCGCGGCCGGCAACGTTGCCACGGAGGATTTTGTTCATGCGCTCCGACGCCTTGGTCTTCGCCGGGAAATCGATCTCGATGCGCTCATCGCCATCGCGCGGGATGTGGCCCATCACTTCGGCCGGGAGATGCCGGGGCGGGTCTACAAGACGGGACCGTTGTCCTACTGA
- a CDS encoding isocitrate/isopropylmalate dehydrogenase family protein: protein MSKCRIAWLPGDGVGVEVMEATKICLDALKFDAAYTHGDIGWEFWCKEGDAFPERTIALLKNCDAAMFGAITSKPVKDAERELVPELQGRGLVYRSPIVRMRQMFDLYTCLRPCRAYPGNPLNYKEGIDLVVFRENTEDLYSGVEFSPVPDELTAVLNKLSKPFAPFTKLPGSDYAITCKINTRNGCERIIRAAFEYAQKFRYPKVTVIHKANVVRATEGMFLETGRRIAREYPGIRMDDANVDAICMWLLKNPMNYGVLVATNMFGDIVSDLAAQMVGGLGFGCSGNIGEKLAVFEPTHGSAPKYTGQYKVNPIATILAGKMMLDWLGEKEKADRLEKATAQVIAEGKVRTYDMGGSATTLEMGEAIARKL, encoded by the coding sequence ATGAGCAAATGCAGGATCGCCTGGCTGCCCGGAGACGGCGTCGGGGTTGAAGTCATGGAGGCAACCAAGATCTGCCTCGATGCGCTCAAGTTCGACGCCGCCTACACGCACGGCGACATCGGATGGGAGTTCTGGTGTAAGGAGGGGGATGCGTTTCCCGAACGGACCATCGCGCTTCTCAAGAACTGTGACGCTGCCATGTTCGGCGCCATCACCTCCAAGCCGGTGAAGGACGCAGAGCGTGAACTCGTTCCCGAGCTGCAGGGAAGGGGCCTGGTGTACCGCAGCCCGATCGTTCGCATGCGCCAGATGTTCGATCTCTATACCTGTCTGCGTCCCTGCCGCGCGTATCCGGGCAATCCGCTCAACTATAAAGAAGGGATCGATCTCGTCGTGTTCCGCGAGAATACCGAGGATCTCTACTCCGGCGTGGAATTCAGCCCGGTTCCGGACGAGTTGACGGCCGTCCTCAACAAGCTCAGCAAGCCATTCGCGCCTTTCACCAAGCTGCCGGGGAGCGACTACGCCATCACCTGCAAGATCAACACAAGGAATGGGTGTGAGCGGATCATCCGTGCTGCCTTCGAGTATGCCCAGAAGTTCCGCTACCCGAAAGTGACCGTCATCCACAAAGCCAATGTCGTGCGCGCGACCGAGGGGATGTTCCTGGAGACCGGACGGCGCATCGCCAGGGAGTACCCTGGGATTCGGATGGATGACGCCAACGTCGACGCGATCTGTATGTGGTTGCTCAAGAATCCGATGAATTACGGTGTTCTGGTTGCCACCAACATGTTCGGCGACATTGTCAGCGACCTCGCGGCGCAGATGGTCGGCGGTCTGGGATTCGGGTGCTCCGGCAACATCGGCGAGAAGCTCGCCGTGTTCGAGCCGACCCATGGGAGCGCCCCCAAGTACACCGGCCAGTACAAGGTCAATCCGATCGCTACGATCCTCGCCGGCAAGATGATGCTGGATTGGCTGGGTGAAAAAGAGAAGGCCGACCGGCTCGAAAAGGCCACCGCCCAAGTCATCGCCGAGGGGAAGGTAAGGACCTACGACATGGGTGGCAGCGCCACAACTCTCGAGATGGGCGAGGCGATCGCCCGGAAGCTCTGA
- the gcvA gene encoding transcriptional regulator GcvA: MRRVLPSLSSLQCFDAAVRHMSFTKAARELSITQSAVSRRIRQLEDYVGQPLFRRQKQQLVLTEPGEVYFLSVRDLLDRAEAATLQLMAYGTGGGLLTIALLPTFGARWLIPRLGDFTARHPDIQLNFVTKTRPFEFAGSDIDVAIHFGSDLWPGAVCHRLMGEVVVPVAAPSLLAGRCPLTRPAEVGRFTLLQHVTRPQAWQEWLRACHVEDLDGRVGPSFEEFHMVIQAAIAGLGLAVLPRFLIQEELTSGRLIVAIDRPVASESAYYLVCPQRKTDLPQVAAFRDWMLAQCAAQEAE, translated from the coding sequence ATGCGGCGTGTTCTTCCATCACTCTCATCGCTCCAGTGCTTCGACGCTGCCGTTCGACATATGAGCTTCACCAAAGCGGCGCGCGAGCTCAGTATCACCCAAAGCGCCGTAAGTCGCCGCATCCGGCAGCTTGAGGACTACGTCGGGCAACCGCTGTTTCGCCGCCAAAAACAGCAACTGGTCCTGACCGAGCCGGGAGAGGTCTACTTCCTCTCCGTTCGTGACCTTCTCGACCGTGCCGAGGCGGCGACCTTGCAGTTGATGGCGTACGGTACCGGAGGAGGCCTCCTGACCATCGCATTGTTGCCGACCTTCGGGGCCCGGTGGCTCATTCCACGGCTCGGCGACTTCACGGCCCGCCATCCTGATATTCAACTGAACTTCGTGACAAAGACCAGGCCGTTCGAGTTTGCCGGCAGCGACATCGACGTCGCCATCCACTTCGGGAGCGATCTCTGGCCGGGTGCGGTCTGCCATCGACTGATGGGCGAAGTTGTCGTCCCGGTGGCGGCGCCGTCGCTGCTGGCCGGACGTTGTCCACTCACGCGTCCCGCGGAGGTCGGTCGATTCACGCTTCTGCAGCATGTCACCCGCCCACAGGCCTGGCAGGAATGGCTGCGCGCGTGTCACGTGGAGGACTTGGATGGCCGCGTCGGACCCAGTTTCGAGGAATTCCACATGGTGATCCAAGCCGCGATCGCCGGACTCGGTCTCGCTGTCCTCCCCCGGTTCCTGATTCAGGAGGAGCTTACCAGCGGCCGACTAATCGTCGCCATCGACCGTCCCGTGGCCAGCGAATCGGCGTACTACCTCGTTTGTCCCCAGCGCAAGACCGATCTCCCCCAGGTCGCCGCTTTCCGCGACTGGATGTTGGCGCAGTGTGCGGCGCAAGAGGCGGAATGA